The genomic segment CTAAAAAATCACACAAAATGCAATATTTTTATACTTTAGAAGGTTTTATTGATTTAGTTCGTTAGGAGTTGGCGGGAATGCAGGATTAAAGGCTCTAAATATCAATATTACGTAAAACTAGAAAAGTTACAGGTTAATTTGCTTTTAATTTTATCATATATACAATTATGAAAATAAACGGAAGATTGGATAAATTTAGTTAAAGGATCAAAAATTTTGGAACTAATCGTTATCTTCTTAAATTTAGTATTCGCGATGTAAGAAAGTATCATTAAAAAAATGAAATCAGAAAATTATTTTTACTCCTGCTCCTTAAGTGGTAAGTAAATTGTAAAAGTCGAACCCTCTTTACTAGTTTTTAGATCCAAAGCACAATTAAATGTTTTTAACAAACCAAGAGAAGATGGTAAGCCCAATCCTCTTCCGATAAATTTAGTACTGAAAAATGGTTCAAAAATTCTTTTTAAATTTTCTTCAGAAATTCCGCAACCATTGTCAATTATATCAATGCGAATAAAACTGTGGTCATTGTTATCTGTAAAATTATGTAAAATTCCTTCTGGAATCTTGTTTGTTAATTTATATCTTAACTTAACAGAATGTCTCAATTTGTTTTTTGATTCTATTGCATTCATAAGGAAACTATTGATAATATCTTCGAACATTTTTTCATTCATCACAATTTCAATTCTATTTTCTTCGCCAATTATCTCAAAATCAAGCGGTAAATACTCTTTTAGATTTGCTCCAATCTCTTTAAGCTTATCTATTAAATTAAAAGTATTAGAAAAATTATATGCCTGACCGGTATAGTAAAGCATTTTTTTTGTCAAACTAATTGCATTTTCAAGGGCTTTAAAGGATTCATCGAAGTTCTTTTTCAAATTTGGATTGTCTACTTTGAAGGATATAAGCTCAAGATTTCCACTAATAACCTGCATCAGATTATTAAAATTATGTGCTATTGCAGAAGAAACAGTAAATAAACTTTCAGCCCTCTCAGCATCTTTCAATTTGGTTATAAACATCTCTTTCTGTTTTATGGATTCTTTGATAGAGAGCATATTTCTAACTCTTGCCATTATTTCTTCAGCTACAAATGGCTTGGAAACGTATTCATTTGCACCGCTAGCGAATCCTTCGACGATACTGTTTGTGTCGGTAAGTGCAGTGACAAAGATTATAGGAACATCATCATATTTTTTGATTTTCCTTATCTCTTTGCATAATTCAAATCCGTTCATATCGGGCATCATTATATCCAGAAGTATTAAATCCACATCATTTGTATCGTGAATGTACCTTAGAGCTTCAATAGGATTGGATACTGTTATAGGTTTGTAGCCACTTAGTTTTATGATTGAGCCCAAAATTTGGAGATTATCAAGATAATCATCAACAATAAGGATCTTATTCGTCATAAATTCATTTCTCCTATCAACATTTTTATAGAGTTATTCAGCGATTTCAGATCAAATTCATCGATGAATTTTCGTAGCATTTTTAAAAAAATTTCGAATTCTTCACTAATATTTTCTTTTTCAAATTTTAATATTAGATCAAGAATTTTCTCTTCACTGTATAAAACAAGGAGGTTCTCCAATTCAACCAGATAATGTTTAACTATTTTTTTATCATTTTCATTTAGCAACGTCAAAATATTATCACCTGATGTTTTTTTATCAATTTCATTTATTATTGTATTCTCTACCTTCTCCCCAGATTTACACGGAATTGAAACAAAGAAAGTAGTGCCACTATTGCTCGTTGTAAAGTCAATCTCACCACCAAGCATCTCTATAATTTTTCTAGATATATATAACCCAAGCCCACTTCCAGAAACATTTTGTTCTGCAGATAAAACATATGGTTCAAATATTTTATCTATTAGGTCATCAGGAATACCTCTGCCACTATCTGCAACTTCAACTTTCAAGACAGGCTCTTTTTTCATTTCATATTTCATTGCAAATCTGATAAATCCTGAATTAGTAAATTTAATTGAATTAGAAATTAAATTGATAATCACCTGCTTTAGCCTGAAAGGATCGGATTGGATGAAGTATAAAAGATCAAAAGATTCGGTAATAAACCGTAGATTTTTATTATTTATCTGAATCTCAAACATTGAAATAATCTCATTCATGAGACTAACAGGATCGAATTTAATGATCTTTAGATTAGGATTACTAACCTCAAATTTTGCAGTATCTAAAAGATCAAAAATCAAATCTTTTAAAAGGAAGGCAGAATTTAAGGCACTGTCCAAAATTACTTTGTGCTTATTATCAGTTATTTGATTTTCCAGAATCTGCAAGTATCCGATAATTGAGTTTAACGGTGTTTTAAACTCATGTGTTGTATTCGATAAAAAATCTGATTTAATTTTATTTAATTTTATAAGTTTTTCATTTTTCAGCATCAATTCTGTAACATCATTTAGAGTTATTACTGAACTTAGTTGGTTTTCACTATTATAGATTTGAGTTTTTTCTAATTCTATTTGTAATTCTTCTGAATCTGCGATCATTTTAACGATACATTTTTTTCTTAACTTATCTTCAAGATTATCTAGGATCTCAAAAACGTCATTAAATTTTTTTCCTATTGGATTAGTAAATGGAGATCTCATGAATCGAACTGATTCTTGATTATTAAAGAGAATTCTGTCATCTTTATCCAGACCAATAATTCCATTCTTTGAGAATTGAAGAATTAATTCATTTAATCGACTTTGTTGTTCAACTTTTTTTGTTACTAAATATCTTTCTGTGTCATCATATATTACACTGTATAGAACTTTCATACCCATGAAATAGACTGGTCCAGTATAAACCTGAACGTATCTCAGACTCCCATCCGCTATTCTATGTGTAAAATTGAAGTAACTTCTCTTTTCAAGAACTGCATTCAACATCTCTTTTTCCACTTCCTCTTTGGGAAGTGTATTTATATCATCAATATTCATATTTAGAAGATTATCTTCACTATATCCATAAAATTTTAGAGCAGCAATATTTGCCGAAACTATTTTCCCATTTGCTGGATTGATCAATAGTTTAATAGCAGGGTGATACATAAAAATACTTTTGTATGAACTATCGACATTTAAAAAATTATCCTGAGGAATATACCCCGGTTCAAAAATTTCATAAAAACTATCTTCAGATTTTCTATAAACAAAAACTTCGATGCTTTTTTTGCTTAGTAGAACGAGAGTTATCCTATGAAGATTATAATCGGTTATACCAATTTTAGATTCAAAATCAATCAGTTTATCAATCTCTTTTGTTGAAAATATCGATTCACCCTTAGTTCCTATCAAACGAGCTTTTCCTATTCCAAGAAAAATACTAACAGACTTGTTAGTCTCAACGTAAATTCCTTTACTCCGAACAAATAGTGGCATAGTTTTGCTGATTATCTCCGATAAAATATTCATAACTATCTAAGAGTTTTTTATTCGATTAAATTAATATTACTAATTATTTGATTGAAAAGAAAAGAAAAAACAATTATAATTGAAAAGATAGAAAAAATACTATATAGGGAAAGTATGAAATATGTGGTTGCTGTAATAATATCAATAATAAGCTTAAATGGTGCATACAATATTGAACAAATTGTTGATAACATGAATTCAATTGTCTCAAACTTAAATGCTGACAGTACTCTTGTTTATGATGATATATCAATAAAAGATGAGATTTCAGAGGGAAAAGTTGTAGTATTAAATTGGTTTAATCCTCAGTGAGGTAGCTGTCAAGCGATGGCCGTGAGCCTTCAGAAAATTTATGAAGAATTTGGTGAGAGTGTCAAAGTTATTGGGACAAACACAAACGATCTCTATAGTTATGAGTATCTCAATGGTAAGGACTGGAGAGGTAGTCTTGGTTTGCAATATGATATTTCAAATTTTGAACACTTCGGTAAGTACAGGAAATATTACACTAATTTTACAACACCAATGACTATCATAGTCGGCAAAGATATGAAGCTCTATTGGTCAAAATTTGGGTATGAAAATTTAGATAATTTTAAAATGGAAGTTGAAAATGCAATTTCAGATTTTTTTGACATCACCCTCGTTAAAAGAAATGACTTACAATATGCCTCAACTGACTTTTCAGTAAACCTTTCAGAATATTTTGAGTCTACCAAAGGAAATGAAATTTCATACTCTATTTCAGATCAAACTTCAGATTGGGATTTTAGTTTGGTTGATAATTTTATCTATACAAATCCTCTTTCAGATATCTTATCTTCTGTGACAATAAAAGTTGAAACTGAAATTGATACCAGAGAATTTATTTTTGAATTTATTCATTATCCATCAGATGATTCCTACTCTTTCGAAAATGGATTTGAAAATGTCTGGTCGACATTGGGTACAAATACATGGAAAATAAGTAGAGATTACGGATTTTTAGGTTCAAATTGTGCTCAATCAGGTGAGATTGAATCGTCACAAAATCCTGATTCTACAACCTTCACTTCTTTGAAACTTACAAAAACATTTTATGATGATGTGAAATTGAATTTTATTTATAAAGTATCGTGTGATACGGATGGAGACTCTTTAATTTTTAAAATTGACGGTAATGAGCATTCACTACCGAAAGGAAACAAAGGCGAAGTTTTTTGGTCTCATGCAGATTTTGATCTGCAGGCTGGGAATCATGAAATAGAATGGATTTACAGTAAGGATATTTATTATCAGTCCGGCAATGATTTCGTTTTATTGGATGCTGTTTATTTCAATAGTCCAACAGATATTTCAGAGTCTACTCCAAACACGAATATTTTATCTGTTTTTCCAAATCCGTTCAATCCAACTACTTCGATTTCATTTCGAACAGATCGAGATCATAAATACTCCATAATGATTTACAATGTTTTTGGACAATTAGTCTATCATAGTTCAGGTCGTGGAGATGGATCTTTACAAAAAAAGATTTTCAATGGTTCAAATTACTCAAGTGGAATATACAGTGTGATTTATAAATATGAAGATTCTCTTGAGATGAAAAAGATAGTTCTTGTAAAATAACGATGTTTACATACTACTTTGAAATTTAACTCTTGAAAATATCAAATGTGATAAGTATTTTGTTATTAAAAGTCAAATTTTGAAATGAGATGATTATGATTAAAAAGATTCTATTCGTTGATGACGAAACATTTCTGCTCAAAGCAATAAAAAGATTATTTAGAAATGATCCTTATGAATTATACTTTGCAAAAAATGGTAAAGAAGCTTTGGAGATAATTGGGCAGAATCCGGACATTGGTGTTGTGGTAACAGATCTAAGAATGCCTATGATGGATGGTTCTGATTTACTTCAAATTTTGGAAGCAAAAAAACCAAATATTATCAAAATTGTTTCTACCGGGCACTATGATGTAAATCAGATAAAAGTTATTATGAGCACCTGTAAGATATACAGATATTTGAAAAAGCCCTGGGATGCAGATAATGATTTTGTACCAACAGTAAAAGCTGCCGTAAAGGAGTATTACGGAGAATAGATTTTTGTCTAAAGATCGATTTTATATTTAAAACAAAAAGTGGTAGATAAACTACCACTTTATTTCCAGAATATGAACTACACAACTGAAAATATCTATAATAATCTTCCTTTATTGCCGGATATCGATAGAATTATTGATTTTACTTCATCTTTTGAAAAGAGATATCTCTTATTACAGAAATGGCATTTAACTTCGATTTCATTTTGATAAGAAATGGCATCGTTAAGTTCTTTTATACCTAAACTTGCAAGTCCTTTTTTGTATTTATCTTTAGAACAATTACATTTATATGCCACTGATTTTGTGGCTTTTACTTCAGCATTCAAATCTTTAAGAATATGATTTATCAGTAAATCTTCAATTGAGTGACCAATGTCCATCATATCTGTAAAATTGGGAAATTTCTGAATATTTTTCTCAATTTTTTCGATCAAATTTTCTTTTGCCCCTGGTAAAAGCTGTACCATAAAACCACCAGCTTTTCTAACACCTTCATTTCCAAACACCAGAACACCTAAACTTATAGCAGTAGGAATTTGTTCAGATTGAAGATAGTAATAGGCAATATCTTGAGCAATTTCTCCATAGACTAATTCTACTGTACCAGTATATGGTTCTTTTAGACCCAGGTCTTTTATTATTACAAGATTACCATTTCCTATAGCTTGCTTTACATTGATAGTTCCATCTTCTGATAAAACTTCATCTTTATCAGCATAAGTAAGACACTTAACCTCGTTACTACCATTGGCTGTAACTGTGGTTCCATTTGCCATTCCATCCGTTTTCAATGTAATAGTAATTAAACTATCTGGTGTTTTTAGGTCTTCACCCATTATCAAAGCTGCTTGAATCATTCTCCCAACGTAAAAAGTAGAAGTTGTGGATAAATCGTGAATCTCTGCCGCTTCTTTTACTGTTTCTGTACAATCTATTCCAAAAAATCTTACCGAACCATTTCCAGCAGTTCCTCTTATAATCTTATCAGACAAGATAGTCTCCTTTTTTCAAGGAATGTATAATAAATATCTATAAATCACAAGAGTTACAATATAATTAAAACATTCCTTGTATTAAATAGACACATCTTACAATTGCACGACATTTTTACAATTAGTTATATTAGTTATTTATTATTTTGCTTTACCGAATATTATTCTTATAATATTAAATACGGATTATAAAACTAAAATACAGGAGGTTCTATGTCTGATATTGATAAAAAAGAGGAAGTTGATGTAGAAAAAACTGAAGAGACTTCAGAAAAAGAGATCTTAGAAGAGGTAGTTGATGAGGTTGAGGAGAAGATTGAAGAGCCAGTTAAAGAAGAAGCGGTAGAAGAAGAATCTGATTCAACAAATGACGAGATCGAAGATAAAATCTCAGATGAACCAAAAGAAACAATTTCAGAAGAAAAAAGTATTTGGGAAAAAGTCAAAGAGTTTGAACTAGATACAAAAATTGGTTTAATACTAGCCGTAATAATAGTACTTGCTGTTTTCATAAATATCCACTGGATAAATTATACATGGTGGCTAATTCTAATAATTAGTGGTTTCGCTCTTAGAAATTTGAATAAGCAAAGAAATGAACTGGAAGAAGATAAACCTTTTGAAGCAAGAATTGCCAATATTTCTTTTCTATCTTTGATTGTAATTCTTGTTATAAGAGATCTTATGATTACCTCCAGATTATCTGAATTAGTGGATATTTTGAAACCATAATGAATCATTTTTATGTTCTTTTAGTCATAATTATTTTTATAGAATCCAGTGAAGTTGTTCTATCACAAATTACACAACCGATTTTAACTTCACTGGTTTTTGTTTTGATGGGTGCTCCATTGATTCCAACAATGTTAGCTGCAATAGCAATTCAGCTATTTTATTTAGATTTTTCTCCTTCTGGGGCTTCAATATATCCTGAATATTCTGTTTCTTTTGCTTTAAGTATCTTTTCATATCTTATATCAGGTGTGACAATAGAAAATAATTTACTTTTTGGGATACTATTTTTCTTAACCATAATGTTTTCATATCCATTTTCATATATTTTACATTATAAACGTAAATTGATATGGATTGTTATTTCAAAATTTACACGATATAAGAGTGTGCCAAATTTTAAAAAAACTATTTTTACTTCAATTTTTTTTGGATTGGTAATTCTTTATCCGGTTGTTTATATCCTCATGCATTTTATTTCCATTATTATTTTAAAAATTAGCTTTTTCAAGCCTGAATTTAGCGATTATAATTTGATTTTCTACACGGTTTTGGGATTTGCAATTGTATCACTGTTTAGAATGTATAGAAATACAAGAATGAGAAAGTATCTAATTATTGGTAACCTTCTATCGTTAATATTATTATTTATTATTTAAAATGAAAAAAGAGACTAAAATCTTTATTTATGTAGCTTTCAAAACATTGTTTTTGAAATCATTTTACAATTATAGAACTCTATATGCAGATGGCTTATGTTTTTGCTTATTACCAGACTCAGAGAATTTTAAGAGTAAAATCAGTAATATTCTTGACAGACATTCTGAATTTTTCAATACAAATGATCACCTTTCCGGTTTTGCAATTGGGATGATATTAAAACTTGAAGAAACTGGTGACTATGAGAAATTAGATAAAATTAAAAAAATTTTGACATCTTCATTGGGAGCTATTGGTGATAATTTAATTTATAAAATTATTAGACCTTTTATTGCTCTTTTACTGGCTAATATTTTTATTGCTTCATCCTTCAATTTGAAGATAATGTTATGGAGTGGGTTTCTATCGGCTCTTTTATTGTTCACATTTAATTTTTACATTAGATATTATGGAGTTAAGAAAAGTTATTATGATGGTTTAGAGGCTATCAAATCATTCAAAAATCGAGAAGTAAAAATCTTGAGTGATTATGCAGGTCTAATCAATTATATTCTTGCCGGAATTTTAATCATTCAAATCTCAGGTCTGATTTTTTCAATTGATAAGATCTCATTATTTATTATTTTGCCGATTTCTATAGGAGTTTCAATAATTTTTAACAAACTTAATACTCAAAGATACTACTCGATCTTCGTTATCTTAATTTTAGCTTTAATAATTCTTATTATCCAATAAAAAATCACAGCGAGGTCTAAAGTAATTTTAGTTTAATAACTATTTTAAAGTCTCATTCAAATTGTCTTTATTATCATTCCATATTCCTACATCTCCTGTTAGCGTACCACCAATCCTCATTCCTCCTTCTATTTTGAAAGTTGGAAAACCTGTATTTACCGGTGCATCATTACGGATTCAACTAATTCTTTTAAAAAAATAACATACTAAAAAGGCTGTCAAATGACAGCCTTAACTAAGTTCTATAATCCGCCCTTGTTATCACCTTTAGCATAATACCCTATTTCATCGATAGGATTAGTAATACTTGTAGTTATATGCATTAAATGAGCACTTAATCTCTTCAGATATCTGTAAAGCAAACCGTAGATTACGAGATTACTTTCTACATTATCCATTTTTACTAGATCAAGTAAAAGATTATCTATTCTAGTTTTATAACTAAAGTGAAGATCATTAATTTTCTGAGCTTTAGTATAGTCGGTTTCTCTATAAGAATTCAATGTTTCTTTAAACATTATCTCCATCTCTTTAAGAAGTTCATGTGCAATTTTAGTATACTTATCATTACTAAGACGGTCTCTTAACTCAGCAACTTCACTAATATTCTTAGTATAGTCGCCAAGTCTTTCCATGTCTTTAACTATGGAGATTAAAATAAAAGCAGAGTAGAGATCTTGATCCTCTTTTTCATTTAAAGAAACGTGCTCAAAAACTTTTTTCCTGATGGATTTGTCAAAATGATTTAGAAGATAGTCTCTTTTTTTAACTTCTTGAATGTCAATTTTCTTACCATTAGGTTCAAGAATATGTTTTTGAACGTAAGTGTATAGTTCGTAAGCTATTTCAAGCATCTCTTTTGAATCATTGATTGCCTGAGTTAGAAGATCTTTTTTCTTCCAGATATTCATAATATCACTTAAAATCATATTTTCTCCTATCTTTCAAGTATAATTAAAACTAATGGCAATATGAAGAATACGGTTATTACAAAACCAACTGCAAAAATCTTGTTGTTTGCTGCTCTAACTGCTAACCATTTTGCAATATTAATTGGTAGGAATTTCAATGGAATAAAAACTATAGCTCCAAAGATATTAAACAATGTATGAACTAAGGCAATAACAATTCCATCAATTTTTCCAGAAACTAAAGATGCTAATATACCCGTAATTGTAGTTCCGATATTTGCTCCAATGGTATATGGGAAAATTTGCTCGATCGTCAATATACCTGCTCCACATAAAGGAACAATGATTGAAGTAGTAATAGAAGATGATTGGACTGACATAGTAAACAATATACCAAAAACAAAAGCAATTATTGGATTATTGAAAACAAATCTGTGTAAATATGCTTCAAATTTTCCGATCAATAGCTTCTTCATTATTGTTGACATAAATTTAAGTGATATGAATAGCATCACTAGTGAAAGGATAACCAGAATTATAAGTAGTCCTAATGAATACTCTCCTTTCTCCATTGATAAACCTGTTATTGAAGATACATTATGTTCTAGAAACTTCGACACTGGTTTTACAATAGAATCAAGTGGAGATTCAAACTTCACTCCTTGTGTTCCATAGATTAACTCTGTGATATAAGTAGCTGATCTTGCAATAAAACCACCAATTGCTTCACCATTTTCATTTACTCTGCTTGTGATAATTTCAATTGGTAAAAATAGTAATACCGAAAGCCAATTAAAAAAATCATGTACTACTGCAGCTCCAAAAGATCTTTGAAATTCAATTTTATTTCTAACACT from the Candidatus Delongbacteria bacterium genome contains:
- the hslO gene encoding Hsp33 family molecular chaperone HslO; translated protein: MSDKIIRGTAGNGSVRFFGIDCTETVKEAAEIHDLSTTSTFYVGRMIQAALIMGEDLKTPDSLITITLKTDGMANGTTVTANGSNEVKCLTYADKDEVLSEDGTINVKQAIGNGNLVIIKDLGLKEPYTGTVELVYGEIAQDIAYYYLQSEQIPTAISLGVLVFGNEGVRKAGGFMVQLLPGAKENLIEKIEKNIQKFPNFTDMMDIGHSIEDLLINHILKDLNAEVKATKSVAYKCNCSKDKYKKGLASLGIKELNDAISYQNEIEVKCHFCNKRYLFSKDEVKSIILSISGNKGRLL
- a CDS encoding response regulator; translation: MIKKILFVDDETFLLKAIKRLFRNDPYELYFAKNGKEALEIIGQNPDIGVVVTDLRMPMMDGSDLLQILEAKKPNIIKIVSTGHYDVNQIKVIMSTCKIYRYLKKPWDADNDFVPTVKAAVKEYYGE
- a CDS encoding T9SS type A sorting domain-containing protein → MAVSLQKIYEEFGESVKVIGTNTNDLYSYEYLNGKDWRGSLGLQYDISNFEHFGKYRKYYTNFTTPMTIIVGKDMKLYWSKFGYENLDNFKMEVENAISDFFDITLVKRNDLQYASTDFSVNLSEYFESTKGNEISYSISDQTSDWDFSLVDNFIYTNPLSDILSSVTIKVETEIDTREFIFEFIHYPSDDSYSFENGFENVWSTLGTNTWKISRDYGFLGSNCAQSGEIESSQNPDSTTFTSLKLTKTFYDDVKLNFIYKVSCDTDGDSLIFKIDGNEHSLPKGNKGEVFWSHADFDLQAGNHEIEWIYSKDIYYQSGNDFVLLDAVYFNSPTDISESTPNTNILSVFPNPFNPTTSISFRTDRDHKYSIMIYNVFGQLVYHSSGRGDGSLQKKIFNGSNYSSGIYSVIYKYEDSLEMKKIVLVK
- a CDS encoding PTS system mannose/fructose/sorbose family transporter subunit IID, whose product is MKKETKIFIYVAFKTLFLKSFYNYRTLYADGLCFCLLPDSENFKSKISNILDRHSEFFNTNDHLSGFAIGMILKLEETGDYEKLDKIKKILTSSLGAIGDNLIYKIIRPFIALLLANIFIASSFNLKIMLWSGFLSALLLFTFNFYIRYYGVKKSYYDGLEAIKSFKNREVKILSDYAGLINYILAGILIIQISGLIFSIDKISLFIILPISIGVSIIFNKLNTQRYYSIFVILILALIILIIQ
- a CDS encoding response regulator, which produces MTNKILIVDDYLDNLQILGSIIKLSGYKPITVSNPIEALRYIHDTNDVDLILLDIMMPDMNGFELCKEIRKIKKYDDVPIIFVTALTDTNSIVEGFASGANEYVSKPFVAEEIMARVRNMLSIKESIKQKEMFITKLKDAERAESLFTVSSAIAHNFNNLMQVISGNLELISFKVDNPNLKKNFDESFKALENAISLTKKMLYYTGQAYNFSNTFNLIDKLKEIGANLKEYLPLDFEIIGEENRIEIVMNEKMFEDIINSFLMNAIESKNKLRHSVKLRYKLTNKIPEGILHNFTDNNDHSFIRIDIIDNGCGISEENLKRIFEPFFSTKFIGRGLGLPSSLGLLKTFNCALDLKTSKEGSTFTIYLPLKEQE
- a CDS encoding PAS domain S-box protein is translated as MPLFVRSKGIYVETNKSVSIFLGIGKARLIGTKGESIFSTKEIDKLIDFESKIGITDYNLHRITLVLLSKKSIEVFVYRKSEDSFYEIFEPGYIPQDNFLNVDSSYKSIFMYHPAIKLLINPANGKIVSANIAALKFYGYSEDNLLNMNIDDINTLPKEEVEKEMLNAVLEKRSYFNFTHRIADGSLRYVQVYTGPVYFMGMKVLYSVIYDDTERYLVTKKVEQQSRLNELILQFSKNGIIGLDKDDRILFNNQESVRFMRSPFTNPIGKKFNDVFEILDNLEDKLRKKCIVKMIADSEELQIELEKTQIYNSENQLSSVITLNDVTELMLKNEKLIKLNKIKSDFLSNTTHEFKTPLNSIIGYLQILENQITDNKHKVILDSALNSAFLLKDLIFDLLDTAKFEVSNPNLKIIKFDPVSLMNEIISMFEIQINNKNLRFITESFDLLYFIQSDPFRLKQVIINLISNSIKFTNSGFIRFAMKYEMKKEPVLKVEVADSGRGIPDDLIDKIFEPYVLSAEQNVSGSGLGLYISRKIIEMLGGEIDFTTSNSGTTFFVSIPCKSGEKVENTIINEIDKKTSGDNILTLLNENDKKIVKHYLVELENLLVLYSEEKILDLILKFEKENISEEFEIFLKMLRKFIDEFDLKSLNNSIKMLIGEMNL
- a CDS encoding Na/Pi symporter, which encodes MKLKMGKLEPLYSAVLMLFFLWLFLLSIKLLGDSFKHFFESDAKDLIKNATGNPLVSLFIGILATSIVQSSSTTTSIIVAFVGCGTLPMVNAVPMVMGANIGTSITNTIVSFGSVRNKIEFQRSFGAAVVHDFFNWLSVLLFLPIEIITSRVNENGEAIGGFIARSATYITELIYGTQGVKFESPLDSIVKPVSKFLEHNVSSITGLSMEKGEYSLGLLIILVILSLVMLFISLKFMSTIMKKLLIGKFEAYLHRFVFNNPIIAFVFGILFTMSVQSSSITTSIIVPLCGAGILTIEQIFPYTIGANIGTTITGILASLVSGKIDGIVIALVHTLFNIFGAIVFIPLKFLPINIAKWLAVRAANNKIFAVGFVITVFFILPLVLIILER